One part of the Anaeromyxobacter sp. Fw109-5 genome encodes these proteins:
- a CDS encoding GNAT family N-acetyltransferase has protein sequence MTFTIRHAEPRDYDPIIRVVNDWWGGRRMADMLPRLFFVHFRPTSFVAEAEGRAVAFLSGFRSQTQLQQAYIHFVGVDPAFRAAGLGRALYERFFAAARELGATEVHGVTSPVNRGSLAFHAAMGFEVLPGDDEADGVPYSSDYDGPGESRVLLRKRL, from the coding sequence ATGACGTTCACGATCCGCCACGCCGAGCCGCGGGACTACGATCCCATCATCCGCGTGGTGAACGACTGGTGGGGCGGCCGCCGCATGGCGGACATGCTCCCCCGCCTGTTCTTCGTCCACTTCCGCCCGACGAGCTTCGTCGCCGAGGCCGAGGGGCGCGCGGTCGCGTTTCTCTCCGGCTTCCGCTCGCAGACGCAGCTCCAGCAGGCGTACATCCACTTCGTCGGCGTCGATCCCGCGTTCCGTGCCGCCGGGCTCGGGCGCGCGCTCTACGAGCGGTTCTTCGCGGCGGCGCGGGAGCTCGGCGCGACGGAGGTGCACGGGGTGACGTCGCCGGTCAACCGAGGATCGCTGGCGTTCCACGCCGCGATGGGGTTCGAGGTGCTCCCCGGCGACGACGAGGCCGACGGCGTGCCGTACTCGTCCGACTACGACGGGCCGGGCGAGTCGCGCGTGCTGCTGCGGAAGCGGCTCTGA
- a CDS encoding NAD(P)/FAD-dependent oxidoreductase, with protein sequence MSGPARDAVVVGGGPAGLAFAIAAARRGLAVTVVEKRDRPVDKACGEGILPAGVRALSRLGVAGRIDPEHSAPIREIRWIERRDMARVRLPEPGGLGVRRVALSAALAARAREAGVELLQAEVQAHRRERDRIWALSTAGDLAAKVLVAADGLGSQVRRREGLELPAPGPARYGLRRHFAVPPWAEAVEVHFGPGAEAYVTPVGARRVGVAFLFERQGPVEYEALLARFPALARLLEDAPAITAPRGAGPLARRASARIADRLVLLGDAAGYLDAVTGEGLSLAFGCAQELAALLPEALRAGATREALAPYERVWRRRFVPYWAWTRLVLSLTRHPALRHRLLALAASRPEPFERAVRFAVG encoded by the coding sequence GTGAGCGGTCCGGCGCGCGACGCCGTGGTGGTGGGCGGCGGGCCGGCCGGGCTCGCGTTCGCCATCGCCGCGGCGAGGCGCGGGCTCGCGGTGACGGTGGTCGAGAAGCGGGACCGGCCCGTGGACAAGGCGTGCGGCGAGGGGATCCTCCCCGCCGGCGTCCGCGCGCTCTCGCGGCTCGGCGTGGCCGGGCGCATCGACCCCGAACACTCCGCGCCCATCCGCGAGATCCGCTGGATCGAGCGCCGGGACATGGCGCGCGTGCGGCTCCCGGAGCCCGGCGGGCTCGGCGTGCGGCGCGTGGCGCTCTCGGCGGCCCTCGCGGCGCGGGCGCGGGAGGCGGGCGTCGAGCTCCTCCAGGCGGAGGTGCAGGCCCATCGCCGCGAGCGCGATCGCATCTGGGCGCTCTCGACGGCCGGCGACCTCGCCGCGAAGGTGCTCGTCGCCGCCGACGGGCTCGGCTCGCAGGTGCGCCGCCGCGAGGGGCTCGAGCTGCCCGCGCCGGGCCCGGCCCGCTACGGGCTCCGGCGCCACTTCGCGGTCCCGCCCTGGGCCGAGGCGGTGGAGGTGCACTTCGGCCCGGGGGCCGAGGCCTACGTCACGCCCGTCGGCGCGCGCCGGGTGGGCGTGGCGTTCCTGTTCGAGCGGCAGGGGCCGGTGGAGTACGAGGCGCTCCTCGCGCGCTTCCCCGCCCTCGCGCGGCTGCTCGAGGACGCCCCGGCGATCACCGCGCCGCGCGGCGCCGGACCGCTCGCACGCCGCGCCAGCGCGCGCATCGCGGACCGGCTGGTGCTGCTCGGCGACGCCGCCGGCTACCTCGACGCGGTCACGGGCGAGGGGCTCTCCCTCGCGTTCGGCTGCGCGCAGGAGCTCGCGGCGCTGCTGCCCGAGGCGCTGCGCGCGGGCGCGACGCGCGAGGCGCTCGCGCCGTACGAGCGCGTCTGGAGGCGGCGCTTCGTGCCGTACTGGGCGTGGACGCGCCTCGTGCTGAGCCTCACGCGACACCCGGCGCTGCGCCACCGGCTGCTCGCGCTCGCGGCGTCCCGTCCCGAGCCGTTCGAGCGCGCGGTGCGGTTCGCGGTCGGCTAG
- a CDS encoding NAD(P)H-dependent glycerol-3-phosphate dehydrogenase encodes MRCTVLGAGSWGTALASLLASKGYSVTTWDKDHAVIEDIAKNHRNDRYLPGTALPPTLLATRDIARALEGAELVVVAVPSHAVRQVAIEAKRHVHAGTPVVCVAKGIELDTLMTMSEVLEDVLPVPLHPYIAVLSGPSFAREVAKGLPTAVTVAARWDRVAKQVQDAFHTRTFRPYTSGDVVGAEIGGCVKNVVAIAAGISDGLEFGANSLAALITRGLAEITRLAVRKGANPLTLSGLSGLGDLVLTCSSDLSRNRTVGRGLAAGKTVEQIQKEIGQVAEGVRNARSARDLARRLGVDMPITDTVYRVLYEGVPPRDAVTAIMMRETKPEM; translated from the coding sequence ATGCGCTGCACCGTCCTCGGCGCCGGGTCCTGGGGGACCGCGCTCGCCTCGCTCCTCGCGTCCAAGGGGTACTCCGTCACCACCTGGGACAAGGACCACGCCGTCATCGAGGACATCGCGAAGAACCACCGCAACGACCGCTACCTCCCCGGCACGGCGCTGCCGCCCACCCTGCTCGCCACGCGCGACATCGCCCGGGCGCTCGAGGGGGCGGAGCTCGTCGTGGTCGCGGTCCCGTCGCACGCCGTGCGCCAGGTGGCGATCGAGGCCAAGCGGCACGTGCACGCCGGCACGCCCGTCGTCTGCGTCGCGAAGGGCATCGAGCTCGACACCCTCATGACGATGAGCGAGGTGCTCGAGGACGTGCTGCCCGTGCCGCTCCACCCCTACATCGCGGTGCTGTCCGGGCCGTCCTTCGCCAGGGAGGTCGCGAAGGGGCTGCCGACCGCGGTGACGGTGGCGGCGCGCTGGGACCGGGTGGCGAAGCAGGTCCAGGACGCCTTCCACACCCGGACCTTCCGGCCTTACACCTCCGGCGACGTCGTGGGCGCGGAGATCGGCGGCTGCGTGAAGAACGTGGTCGCGATCGCCGCGGGCATCTCCGACGGGCTCGAGTTCGGAGCGAACTCCCTCGCTGCGCTCATCACGCGCGGCCTCGCCGAGATCACCCGCCTCGCCGTCCGCAAGGGCGCGAACCCGCTCACGCTCTCAGGCCTCTCGGGGCTCGGCGATCTCGTCCTCACCTGCTCGTCGGACCTGTCGCGCAACCGGACCGTGGGGCGCGGGCTCGCCGCCGGCAAGACGGTCGAGCAGATCCAGAAGGAGATCGGCCAGGTGGCGGAGGGCGTCCGGAACGCGAGGAGCGCGCGCGACCTCGCTCGGCGGCTGGGCGTGGACATGCCCATCACCGACACCGTGTACCGCGTGCTCTACGAGGGCGTCCCGCCGCGCGACGCCGTGACGGCGATCATGATGCGGGAGACGAAGCCGGAGATGTGA
- a CDS encoding M3 family metallopeptidase, with translation MHPHASRELCGTPEEFEHGCRRDMERARAEAGRLKAMPAPRPAPAALAAFDAAFGALSDAAARASLARNVHPDPRMRDAAERSEQEIDALSTELSLDRGLYDALAALDVSGEDAATRYYLQKSLRDFRRAGVDRDEETRARVRALREELVRIGQEFGRNIKDDVRRLELEPADLEGLPEDWRRAHPPGPEGKVVVTTDNTDYVPFMTYARSEPAREALWRLYRLRAHPKNLDVLARLLARRAELAGLLGYETWAAYVTEDKMIGSQAAAAEFIERIARAAEARMRRDFAQLLERKRVDVPGAERVEPWDSAYLQERVKAEQYGFDSQSVRPYLDYERVKEGVLDVTGRLFGIAYRRVAAPVWDVEVEAYDVVEGERPLGRVYLDMHPRDGKYKHYAQFTLASGQEGRQLPEGVLVCNFPRPQGGAPALMEHGDVKTFFHEFGHLLHHVLGGHTRWAGQSGVATEWDFVEAPSQMLEEWVWDPGVLAGFARHVETGESLPADAVRRMKAADEYGKGLMVRQQMFYAATSLELHRRDPRGLDTTAVVAELQERYTPFRHVDGTYFHESFGHLDGYSAIYYTYMWSLVIAKDLFGPFREKGLMDPEPARRYRRAILEAGGSKPAAELVKDFLGRPHAFDAYEQWLNA, from the coding sequence ATGCATCCCCACGCCTCCCGCGAGCTGTGCGGGACCCCCGAGGAGTTCGAGCACGGCTGCCGCCGCGACATGGAGCGCGCCCGCGCGGAGGCCGGGCGGCTGAAGGCCATGCCGGCGCCGCGCCCCGCGCCGGCCGCGCTCGCCGCCTTCGACGCCGCGTTCGGCGCGCTCTCCGACGCCGCCGCGCGCGCCAGCCTCGCCCGGAACGTCCACCCCGATCCGCGCATGCGCGACGCCGCGGAGCGCTCGGAGCAGGAGATCGACGCGCTCTCGACCGAGCTGTCGCTCGACCGCGGCCTCTACGACGCGCTCGCCGCGCTCGACGTGTCCGGCGAGGACGCCGCGACCCGCTACTACCTCCAGAAGAGCCTGCGAGACTTCCGCCGCGCCGGCGTCGATCGCGACGAGGAGACCCGCGCGCGGGTGCGAGCCCTGCGCGAGGAGCTCGTCCGCATCGGCCAGGAGTTCGGCCGGAACATCAAGGACGACGTGCGGCGTCTCGAGCTCGAGCCGGCCGACCTGGAGGGCCTGCCGGAGGACTGGCGGCGGGCGCACCCCCCCGGCCCGGAGGGCAAGGTCGTCGTCACGACCGACAACACGGACTACGTGCCGTTCATGACCTACGCCCGCAGCGAGCCCGCGCGGGAGGCGCTCTGGCGGCTGTACCGGCTGCGCGCCCACCCGAAGAACCTCGACGTGCTCGCGCGCCTGCTCGCGCGCCGCGCCGAGCTGGCCGGGCTCCTCGGCTACGAGACCTGGGCCGCGTACGTCACCGAGGACAAGATGATCGGCAGCCAGGCGGCGGCGGCCGAGTTCATCGAGCGGATCGCGCGCGCCGCCGAGGCGCGCATGCGGCGCGACTTCGCGCAGCTCCTCGAGCGCAAGCGCGTCGACGTCCCCGGCGCGGAGCGGGTCGAGCCGTGGGACAGCGCGTACCTCCAGGAGCGCGTGAAGGCCGAGCAGTACGGCTTCGACTCCCAGTCGGTGCGCCCCTACCTCGACTACGAGCGCGTGAAGGAGGGCGTCCTGGACGTCACCGGCCGCCTCTTCGGCATCGCCTACCGTCGCGTCGCCGCGCCGGTGTGGGACGTGGAGGTGGAGGCGTACGACGTGGTCGAGGGCGAGCGGCCTCTCGGGCGCGTCTACCTCGACATGCACCCCCGCGACGGCAAGTACAAGCACTACGCCCAGTTCACCCTCGCCTCGGGGCAGGAGGGGCGCCAGCTCCCCGAGGGCGTCCTCGTCTGCAACTTCCCGCGCCCGCAGGGCGGCGCGCCCGCGCTCATGGAGCACGGGGACGTGAAGACGTTCTTCCACGAGTTCGGCCACCTGCTCCACCACGTGCTCGGCGGCCACACGCGCTGGGCCGGCCAGTCCGGCGTCGCCACCGAGTGGGACTTCGTCGAGGCCCCCTCGCAGATGCTGGAGGAGTGGGTGTGGGATCCCGGAGTGCTCGCGGGGTTCGCGCGCCACGTCGAGACCGGGGAGTCGCTCCCCGCCGACGCCGTGCGCCGCATGAAGGCGGCGGACGAGTACGGCAAGGGGCTCATGGTGCGGCAGCAGATGTTCTACGCCGCGACGAGCCTCGAGCTGCACCGCCGCGATCCGAGGGGACTCGACACCACCGCCGTCGTGGCCGAGCTGCAGGAGCGCTACACCCCCTTCCGCCACGTGGACGGCACCTACTTCCACGAGTCCTTCGGCCACCTCGACGGCTACTCCGCCATCTACTACACGTACATGTGGTCGCTCGTGATCGCGAAGGACCTGTTCGGCCCGTTCCGCGAGAAGGGCCTCATGGACCCCGAGCCCGCCCGCCGCTACCGGCGGGCCATCCTCGAGGCCGGCGGCTCGAAGCCCGCCGCCGAGCTGGTGAAGGACTTCCTCGGCAGGCCGCACGCGTTCGACGCGTACGAGCAGTGGCTGAACGCGTAG
- a CDS encoding isoprenylcysteine carboxylmethyltransferase family protein — MFARAVLAFLAMPAVVGILVPLWIAQRDGSRGPAHGAGLVLAGLGLLALLWCVRDFYVIGKGTLAPWSPPRRLVAVGLYRFTRNPMYLAVLLLVAGIAAWRSSPSVLAYALVLALLFHLRVILNEERALARSFPEEWRQYARAVPRWRPRLSPWRGPAPGPGRDA; from the coding sequence ATGTTCGCCCGCGCGGTGCTCGCGTTCCTGGCGATGCCGGCCGTGGTCGGGATCCTCGTCCCCCTCTGGATCGCGCAGCGAGACGGCTCGCGAGGTCCGGCTCACGGCGCCGGGCTCGTGCTCGCCGGCCTCGGCCTCCTCGCGCTCCTCTGGTGCGTGCGCGACTTCTACGTCATCGGGAAGGGCACGCTCGCGCCGTGGTCGCCACCGAGGCGGCTGGTCGCCGTGGGGCTCTACCGCTTCACGCGCAACCCGATGTACCTCGCCGTGCTCCTGCTCGTCGCCGGCATCGCCGCGTGGCGGAGCTCCCCGTCGGTGCTGGCCTACGCGCTCGTCCTGGCGCTCCTCTTCCACCTGCGCGTGATCCTCAACGAGGAGCGGGCACTCGCGCGCAGCTTCCCGGAGGAGTGGCGCCAGTACGCGCGCGCCGTCCCGCGCTGGCGGCCGCGTCTCTCCCCGTGGCGCGGCCCCGCTCCGGGTCCTGGGCGGGACGCCTGA
- a CDS encoding serine/threonine-protein kinase: MARERGHLTAEPDAVGAAAGAQGVSALLGELARAPEVELGSAWEHVLRPGAVVGRFELVREIGRGGFGVVYEARDRELGRSVAFKAVRAGDRTSLQEERLLREAEAAARLSHPNIVTVYDAGRCEHGPYLVLELLRGRALAERLSGEPPALRESLRVASEVASALAHAHAEGVVHRDLSPGNVFLCDDGRVKVLDFGLSHAFGRRRISGGTPGYMAPEQWRGAPEDERTDVYALGVMLYRMISGTLPFPEDEDGRATMGPKAAPALEVPDAAPLGALVARMLAKDPVDRPRDGAAVAAALLALRAELDSAPAPARPAPAGRPPHPRRRWAAAALAAVALALIAGGVSLRQRQGLDSPPAGAGEARVMVAVADFENHTGEPELGGLSGMLITSLEQSRRLSVLTRVRMLDILRQLGRENVAGVDEALGREVARSAGVRALVLASIRRFDDLYSIELKALDPLTSEYLFTLKETGRGKASVPKMIDRLSEETRQRLRESPAEVSASRVDVASATTGDFEAYASFFRGDQAMDATRYEQALSEYRAALAADPGFALAHYRIAYLGEFTGIDPSARRASIEAAMRSADRVPEKERLLIQAWKAHVDGDGERAHQLYARAVAAYPQDKEVLYMAGDLHFHEGNLPEALGLFERALALDPFWEPALMHVVDALGKLGRVDEVLARARRWVERVPGGASYRSLAHAELLAGRIEDAERDARRALELDGNIFSRTALAEALMLGERYGEAEALLRPATEPGAAPTDRMKASAQLAAALAYQGRRRAALEVLDRLPSRTPGPNEPSQRLLLLLGEPSHDAARAEVVRLAAAGVRWDGLPTILALTGELEAAAEHARALEPGPARALYEAVAAWRGGDRERALALLGPLLDNPRRGGDVGFAATWIAANVALEARRDEDAIASLRGVRQLPGGLTRSWMYPRSFYLEALALERLGQRARARESLDHLLALLRGADPDLPLLAEAKALQRRLAAPARAARR, encoded by the coding sequence GTGGCGCGTGAACGCGGTCACCTGACGGCAGAGCCGGACGCGGTCGGCGCGGCAGCCGGCGCGCAGGGCGTGTCGGCGCTGCTGGGCGAGCTGGCGCGCGCTCCCGAGGTCGAGCTCGGCTCCGCCTGGGAGCACGTGCTCCGGCCCGGCGCGGTGGTGGGTCGCTTCGAGCTGGTGCGCGAGATCGGGCGCGGCGGGTTCGGCGTGGTGTACGAGGCCCGGGATCGCGAGCTGGGACGCTCCGTGGCCTTCAAGGCGGTACGCGCGGGAGACCGCACCTCGCTGCAGGAGGAGCGGCTCCTCCGCGAGGCCGAGGCCGCCGCGCGCCTGTCGCACCCGAACATCGTCACGGTCTACGACGCCGGACGCTGCGAGCACGGCCCCTATCTCGTGCTCGAGCTGCTCCGGGGCCGGGCGCTCGCGGAGCGGCTCTCCGGCGAGCCCCCGGCGCTGCGAGAGTCGCTGCGGGTCGCCTCGGAGGTGGCGAGCGCGCTCGCCCACGCGCACGCGGAGGGCGTCGTGCACCGCGACCTGTCGCCCGGGAACGTGTTCCTGTGCGACGACGGCCGCGTGAAGGTGCTCGACTTCGGGCTCTCGCACGCCTTCGGGCGGCGGCGGATCAGCGGGGGGACGCCCGGGTACATGGCGCCGGAGCAGTGGCGCGGGGCGCCCGAGGACGAGCGCACCGACGTCTACGCGCTCGGCGTGATGCTCTACCGGATGATCTCCGGGACGCTCCCGTTTCCCGAGGACGAGGACGGGCGCGCCACCATGGGCCCGAAGGCGGCGCCCGCGCTCGAGGTCCCCGACGCGGCCCCCCTCGGCGCCCTGGTCGCGCGCATGCTCGCCAAGGACCCGGTGGACCGTCCGCGGGACGGCGCCGCGGTCGCCGCCGCCCTGCTGGCGCTCCGCGCCGAGCTCGACTCCGCCCCGGCGCCGGCGCGCCCCGCGCCGGCCGGACGCCCGCCTCATCCCCGGCGGCGCTGGGCCGCGGCCGCTCTCGCGGCGGTCGCGCTCGCGCTGATCGCGGGCGGCGTCTCGCTGCGCCAGCGCCAGGGTCTCGACTCACCGCCCGCGGGCGCGGGCGAGGCGCGCGTGATGGTGGCGGTGGCCGACTTCGAGAACCACACCGGTGAGCCCGAGCTGGGCGGCCTCTCCGGGATGCTCATCACGTCGCTCGAGCAGTCGCGCCGGCTCTCGGTGCTCACCCGGGTGCGGATGCTCGACATCCTCCGGCAGCTGGGCCGCGAGAACGTGGCGGGAGTCGACGAGGCGCTCGGCCGCGAGGTGGCGCGCAGCGCGGGGGTGCGCGCGCTGGTCCTCGCGTCGATCCGGCGGTTCGACGATCTCTACTCCATCGAGCTGAAGGCGCTCGACCCGCTCACGAGCGAGTACCTGTTCACGCTCAAGGAGACCGGCCGCGGCAAGGCGAGCGTGCCCAAGATGATCGACCGCCTCTCCGAGGAGACGCGCCAGCGGCTGCGCGAGAGCCCGGCGGAGGTGAGCGCCTCGCGGGTGGACGTCGCGTCGGCCACCACCGGCGACTTCGAGGCCTACGCGAGCTTCTTCCGCGGCGATCAGGCCATGGACGCGACGCGCTACGAACAGGCGCTGTCCGAGTACCGGGCCGCGCTCGCCGCCGATCCCGGGTTCGCGCTGGCGCACTACCGCATCGCGTACCTGGGCGAGTTCACCGGCATCGATCCGTCGGCGCGGCGGGCCTCGATCGAGGCGGCCATGCGGAGCGCGGACCGCGTCCCCGAGAAGGAACGGCTGCTCATCCAGGCGTGGAAGGCGCACGTGGACGGCGACGGGGAGCGGGCGCACCAGCTCTACGCGCGCGCCGTGGCCGCGTACCCGCAGGACAAGGAGGTCCTCTACATGGCGGGGGACCTCCACTTCCACGAGGGGAACCTGCCCGAGGCGCTCGGCCTGTTCGAGCGCGCGCTCGCGCTCGATCCGTTCTGGGAGCCGGCGCTCATGCACGTCGTGGACGCCCTCGGCAAGCTCGGCCGCGTGGACGAGGTGCTCGCCCGCGCCCGGCGCTGGGTCGAGCGGGTGCCGGGCGGCGCGTCGTACCGCTCGCTGGCGCACGCGGAGCTGCTGGCCGGGCGCATCGAGGACGCCGAGCGCGACGCGCGACGCGCGCTCGAGCTGGACGGCAACATCTTCTCGCGCACCGCGCTCGCCGAGGCGTTGATGCTCGGCGAGCGGTACGGCGAGGCCGAGGCCCTCCTGCGCCCCGCCACGGAGCCCGGAGCGGCGCCCACGGATCGCATGAAGGCCTCGGCCCAGCTCGCCGCCGCGCTCGCGTACCAGGGACGGCGCCGGGCGGCGCTGGAGGTGCTCGATCGCCTCCCCTCGCGCACGCCGGGACCGAACGAGCCGAGCCAGCGGCTGCTGCTCCTCCTCGGCGAGCCGTCCCACGACGCCGCGCGCGCCGAGGTCGTGCGGCTCGCCGCCGCGGGAGTGCGCTGGGACGGGCTCCCCACCATCCTGGCGCTCACCGGGGAGCTGGAGGCCGCCGCGGAGCACGCGCGCGCGCTCGAGCCCGGCCCCGCGCGCGCGCTGTACGAGGCGGTCGCGGCGTGGCGAGGGGGAGACCGCGAGCGGGCGCTCGCGCTGCTCGGCCCCCTGCTCGACAACCCTCGCCGGGGCGGCGACGTCGGCTTCGCCGCGACGTGGATCGCGGCGAACGTCGCGCTGGAGGCCCGGCGCGACGAGGACGCCATCGCCTCGCTTCGCGGCGTGCGACAGCTCCCCGGCGGGCTGACCCGCAGCTGGATGTACCCGCGCAGCTTCTACCTCGAGGCGCTGGCGCTGGAGCGGCTCGGCCAGCGAGCCCGCGCCCGGGAGAGCCTCGATCACCTGCTGGCGCTGCTCCGCGGCGCCGATCCCGATCTGCCGCTCCTCGCCGAGGCGAAGGCGCTGCAGCGCCGGCTCGCCGCGCCCGCCCGCGCCGCGCGGCGGTGA
- a CDS encoding serpin family protein, which yields MSPSRAAVLVLATLTLVPACGNGSGSEPPPAAPGERVGSTSARVTAPAPAEDLAAAVAGNGALALDLYRVLSLEAEENLFFSPQSIAFALSMTYPGAAGETAAAFERTLHVSIPEPDYHRAMNDLDRQLRSRGAGAKAADGQPFRLRLVNQLFAQRGFAFEPPFLDVLAQEYGADVRLLDFASAPEPSRGAINGWVAQETEDRILDLLPQGTITTDTRAVLVNAIYFNAAWAKPFDPALTRDREFTLLDGSRVAVPTMSSADLAARAAQVDGVEVVELPYDGGELSMLLLVPPSGALAALEQALTPERLAEYVAALRAEHLALTLPRFEVRSSLALKPPLAALGLEVAFSELADLSRMSSQADLLVSDVVHQAFVKVNEAGTEAAAATAVIIGVTSMPTIRPVAIDRPFLFVVRDDATGALVFVGRVTRP from the coding sequence ATGTCGCCCTCGCGTGCCGCCGTCCTCGTCCTCGCGACGCTCACGCTCGTCCCCGCCTGCGGGAACGGCTCCGGATCCGAGCCGCCGCCGGCCGCGCCGGGGGAGCGGGTCGGCTCGACCTCGGCGCGGGTGACGGCACCGGCCCCCGCCGAGGATCTCGCCGCCGCGGTCGCCGGGAACGGCGCGCTCGCCCTCGACCTGTACCGGGTCCTCTCCCTCGAGGCCGAGGAGAACCTGTTCTTCTCTCCGCAGAGCATCGCCTTCGCGCTCTCGATGACCTACCCGGGCGCCGCCGGCGAGACCGCCGCGGCCTTCGAGCGGACGCTCCACGTCTCCATCCCCGAGCCGGATTACCACCGCGCGATGAACGACCTCGACCGGCAGCTCCGGTCGCGCGGGGCGGGGGCGAAGGCGGCCGACGGGCAGCCCTTCCGGCTCCGGCTCGTGAACCAGCTCTTCGCGCAGCGCGGCTTCGCGTTCGAGCCCCCGTTCCTCGACGTGCTGGCCCAGGAGTACGGCGCGGACGTGCGCCTGCTCGACTTCGCGAGCGCGCCGGAGCCCTCGCGCGGGGCGATCAACGGCTGGGTCGCGCAGGAGACCGAGGACCGCATCCTCGACCTGCTGCCCCAGGGGACGATCACGACCGACACCCGCGCCGTGCTCGTGAACGCCATCTACTTCAACGCCGCCTGGGCGAAGCCCTTCGATCCGGCGCTCACGCGCGACCGCGAGTTCACGCTCCTCGACGGCTCGCGGGTCGCGGTCCCGACGATGTCGAGCGCCGATCTGGCCGCCCGCGCCGCCCAGGTGGACGGCGTGGAGGTGGTGGAGCTGCCCTACGACGGCGGCGAGCTGTCGATGCTGCTGCTCGTGCCGCCGTCCGGCGCGCTCGCGGCGCTCGAGCAGGCGCTCACGCCCGAGCGCCTCGCCGAGTACGTCGCCGCGCTGCGCGCGGAGCACCTCGCCCTCACGCTGCCGAGGTTCGAGGTGCGCAGCTCCCTCGCGCTGAAGCCGCCGCTCGCGGCGCTCGGGCTCGAGGTGGCGTTCTCGGAGCTGGCCGACCTCTCGCGCATGTCGAGCCAGGCGGACCTGCTCGTCTCGGACGTGGTGCACCAGGCGTTCGTGAAGGTGAACGAGGCCGGCACCGAGGCGGCGGCGGCGACGGCCGTCATCATCGGCGTCACGAGCATGCCCACCATCCGGCCGGTGGCGATCGACCGGCCGTTCCTGTTCGTCGTCCGCGACGACGCGACGGGCGCGCTGGTGTTCGTGGGGCGCGTCACGAGGCCCTGA